One Nicotiana tabacum cultivar K326 chromosome 23, ASM71507v2, whole genome shotgun sequence genomic window, CTATGCACAAGAGGCAAAGCGGACTGTGGGCGCCAAAAGCAGGCACGAACGCATGCGAGTGTCTTGTGTGTGTGGGCAGCGACCAAAGGAACTTAGCTTCTAGCCCTTATATTGTACTGAACACCCCAAACTCACCCACACAGCAGCCAGCAACTTCAACTCGTAGGCCTCATATGTGAAAAACTTTTAGAGTGAAGCTGAACTTGGCATTGTCAAGGAGACATCTTGTGTCAAGTGCCGCATGTTGCTGCCTAGTTTGATAAGAAGACAACTCATTTAATATACCATCTCTGAAAGAGTATTACATGCTAATACATAACTTGATGCATCTGTATAAGATTCAACCCATGGTAGCAGTTAGTTCTTTGTTTATATGGACAATCAGCATTTTACAGTATCAGgatataaatttttcttttacgCGGTGACGGGGCTAACTTGCACGTACCACGACTAATTCCACGGAAACCTAATACCTCCCACCGGCAACTGGTACGaagtaactctatccaccaaggcttggatagatgggaagaaAATTACAGTATCAAGCCATATTGGCACACCATTATCTGATAAAGAAACACAGGTACAAATTTTATGCTGGACCTTCGACTTGCATCACAGACACAGAAAAGAGTTCTTTTATGGAGCGAAAAAACTGGCCACATCTGTCCCCCTCCATTCCCCTTAGGCTCCACCCTCAAGCCAGGGAGGAATAAAGACAGAATATCGCTCATTTACAAAATATACATAGATGCAACTGCATTAGCTGCATTCAGAGTTCATATTGTTGCAATATTTACATGAGGTGCAACGGGGGTTTTATTGGAAGAGTTATATTACCTATTAGCGTATGAAAACTACGTAGAGCACTGTATGATACATATAAAGCAAAACGTACGACACCTGTCAAACATAAGTTGCTATCATAGTAAGTTTATTGCTCCGGCGTTGCCAGCCAAAGATGATGTCTTGACTCGAGACTTTCAAGTATAGTCTTTAATTGAACCCCAAGATCTGATCCCTCAATGCTTGAGAACAATAGTTTAATAGCGTTTTGAAATTCTTGGCATTGAACACCTGTTCTTTCTGTCGTGGTAAAGTCTCAGAACAATAACTGCCGTTTCTTCAATAGCTTTAGCTGTAACTTCTGCAACCAAATGGATGAAAACGAATCATCAAATTACTAATACATTTCCTCATTAACTCGTCTGCATGGGCGTAGTTGTGGGAGGTTCACCTCCTGATTGTTATGCTAATATATTACACCCAATATCAGACAACAGAAAAACTTCATCACATATATGACATACGAAATTTGGGAGGCAAATTACCTATCACTGGCCAGACAGGGTTTTGCGCAAAAATCTTTCCCGCGAATTCCAACTCTTGTTTCACATAATCCATGTCACAATAGTTGGTCTTTATTTCTCCATTAAAACTGAGAGTCTTAGCTCTTGCTCTTCTGATGGATTGCAGAACAACAGGATTTATGGTCAAAGCAAAAACCTTTTCTGGGTTAACTTCAAACAGAGTCTTGGGCAAGTCTACATTCATGACAATAGGCACATTAGCTACTTTATATCCTTTCTGTGCAAGATAAATAGACAGTGGTGTCTTCCCAGATCGTGAAACGCCCGTTAGAATTATATCAGCCAAGTGCAGGTTTCGTGGCAATGCGCCATCATCTTGCTTTATGGTAAATTCAATTGCTTCAATCCTTCGGAAGTATTCCTCGCTGAGAGTTTTCTCCCTCCCAGGAGCCCAGCGAGGGAGGCCAGAAGGTGAAACACCAAGATGGCCACCAATCGCCTCTGTAATTGGCCCCAGTACATCGGTAGACGCTACACCCCAGTGTTTACATGCTTGTCTGGCGGATTCAGACATAGAAGGATCAGCTAAAGTATAGACGACCATCGCCCCCTCCTTGGCTGCTTGTTTTATTATCTCCATTAATTGTTCAACATCATCAATCTAGAAATGTGGTCCATCAAGCGAAAACAGTTCAACAAAATAACCAGCATAAGCTTAATCGTATCTGGTGTCAGATCAAATCAAATATTTATTAAGTCAAAAATATCAGATAGTAAACATGTTCATTTGGATTTTAGAtgataaaaaaagaaaacaagatcAGATTACTTTTTCACATGAATCTTTCATATCAAGTTTACTATTGTATAAATCCGGCAATACAAAAGAAAATGCATGTCAGTTGCAGCTCCAAGAAAGAAAAGTACTTGTATGCTAAATTTGTAGCCGTTCTCATGGAATCTTTCATATCAAGTGATATGAACTGATAGTGAAAGATTCTTTTGCACTATCAGTAAATCTCAACCTGTCACAGTAAGTAAGTTATCATTTTACCAGAATACCAATTAATAACTTAACCTGATTGGTGTAAGTATGTTCTGCACTGTCACTGCATAGAACTTAAAGTCCAATCCAATGGACTTAAGTTATATATGCATTGACActgttaaaaaaaaatttaacacGATGAGTAAATCTTAACCTGATCACAGTAAGTtacttatcatttttacttggtTACCAATTAATATTTATCTAGAGATTTACCTTTAATTACTTAATAGATGACTTGATTATAAAAATATAGTTTATTCAGTGCATAGAACTTAAATgctaacataaaatacaaaagtaaTTAAGTTATATGGCATGGAAAGTTACAAAATCAGTGTCATTTTACCCGTTATAACAACGTATTTACCATTTATTAAAGATTATCATCAATACTACTCCCTCATTCGCAATTTACGTGACACTCTTTCCTTTTCAGTAAGTACCAAAagaatgacaacaacaacaacaaacccaatatGTTTCAGTAAGTACCAAAagaatgacaacaacaacaacaaactcaacaTGTTCCCAACATAGGGGAAGTACCAAAAGAATGGCACTTTTCTATATTTagtaacaatttaactttaatttTAGTGTTTAGTCGCACAAGATGATTTGTTTTAggccacaagtttcaaaagtattCATTTGTTACTTAAACTTCCTGTCTGAGTCAAATACAACAGAGGGAGTATTAAATACAGTTAACTACCATTACTTTTTTCGTAAATATCTTTTTACATATCATCGGTGCATAAAACTTAAGCTCAATACAAGAATAACAAGCACTTACAACGGACAAAAGGGCAAACTTACCCCAGAGAACAAGTGAGTATTCACAGGACAAACCCGATCAACTAAGCAATAATCAAACTGTCCTAACGCCGCGTTAACGGCGTGTTCCGCCGTCCATCCAGTTCCATCAGACACCATAAATATCGACTTCCCCCCTCCGTTACCCTCCGATTCACTCTCCGAACCGGACCCACTCCCACGTTTAGGAGACGTAGGCAACTCAAATTCCTCTTCGCCCTGAACCGGCGAACCGGACTTGGTGCGTAATTCAACAGACCGGTCTAATTTCCTTCCGGACCGGATGCTTCGAGCTCTGGACCACCGGTTTAGCTGAGGACTAGTTTTAAATTTTCGAACCTGTGGCTGAGTCAGTTCATCGGAAGCTTCAGAACTCGCCGGAGGAGATGGGCTACTGGACATGACTAAGCTAGAGGAACAAATCATTTTTTTGTTTCGAATTTGTTGTTTATTATCACTGAATCTAAGTCGGTGTTGCGCACACACATTTATGAATAGGCATATCAAAGCGTCTTCACAGTTGAGATTATTTTGCGGGTTCCAGAAATCAAAATGGGCTGGGTCGGCCCATATCTTTACCACCCAACTATCTGATTTGGcccatgtttttattttattttgttttaaccaTTTGTCAAAATTCACTTGCTCAACTAATATtatggggcatttgcatctatacccagttTTTGGGTCAAcatttaacttatacccgctttgcaaaaaaaaattgcaacCGTACTCACTTTTCGGGTAACTTCAGacatacgggcctgaagtagcaaaaatttatgtctgaagtttgaatTTCAGAATGTTTTGCCTTAAGTGTAACAAAACTTTagatatttttgcctgaagtttggcctgacttgcaaaggcaatcacgcaaacttcagttcatagtgcaatggcaaacttcagctcataaaactacaacatgttttggctgaagtttttattttgtaattgctgaacttcagcattctaggagctgaagtttgttttgtaattgctgaacttcagtatTATAGGAGTTGAactttgttttgtaattgctgaacttcagcattctagagctgaagtttatTTTGTATTTGCTGAATTTCAGCATTCTAAGAGCTGGagtttttgtttatatttgctgAATTTCAGTATTCTTAGAGCTGGAATTCTAAGTATGCACACGGAAATGAGGAAGATAATATTTCAAAAAAAGAATTCAACAAAAGAACATATTATACAAAAACGAAATAGTACTAAACAATAATGAATTTAATAGATCATGATTAGCAGCGATTGATGCTGTTCATTTCAAAgattaaagaatgaaaaatattttcgacATGAAAATAAGTTACTACAGATAAATTAGAACTAAAAATCAATGTGCCTGTAAAGCTAAAATATCTAAGAGTTTAAATTATTGCGAATAAGACCAAACTGAACATAATGGGACAAGCTGATATATATGAATCATCAGGCTAGAACGCATAACAATATCTCAAGGTTCAGCATTCAAAAAAcgaaggagaaggaggaggagaaagaggcctgaaattgtttaaaaagtgggtacaagttaaaatatttttaaaaagtgggtataggttaaatgggggtgACTAAATAGGGTGCCTCGTGCAATTTTTACTAATCTTATTCATACCGAATAAGCTTATTTATAAGGAAGCGCATTCTATTAAGAATCTTTTCTTAAATTCGAAATATTTTGTTAAGATAGAGGGAGCCAAGCCATTGGATCATATTCCGTGGTACCACATTTGGTGGTCCAAGCTTTTTATATTTGATGCGGTCGCTTGAGTAATGGTTTAGTAATGAAAGATTTATAGTATAAATAATCGTATTGTACTAAATAATAATgtattgtaacgactcgaccggtcgttttgagttctagcacgtcgttcggtaGTTTGAGACCCTGAGAAGCTTCACTTTAggtgttatgacttgtacgcgtagtcagaatttaatttcgggaagtgcggagtttgatttggaaagaaaattctcattttggaagctttaagttggaaagagtgACTAAGgtatgatttttgagtaaatgacctcgaaatcgggatttaaaggttccaacagattcgtatgatgattttagacttgggcatatgttcagaTCGAGTTTTGgctgacccgggagcgtttcggcgcctattatggaagttggcattttgaaagaatttcattaatttgagttgaagtgcatttcaatgttatcaatgtacgtttgggattctgagtctgggagtaGCTTAGTATGGTAATTTCGGTActaggagcgcgtccgaaagtggatttggaggtccgtaggtcatttcggggtcatttggtaaaagttagaaatttgaaggtttttggagagtttgacAGGGAGTGAAAATTTttatatcgggatcggattccgattccggaagttggagtaggtccgtaatgtcgaatgtgacttgtgtgcaaaaattaaggtcaatcggacgtgatttgatgggtttcggcatcgaatgtaaaagtttgaagttctaaagttcattgagtttgaattagagggtgattcgtagtttcgatattgttggatgtgatttaaaggctcgactaagttcgtaatgtgttttgggacgtgttggtataattgattgaggtcccgagggcttcgggtggatttcggatggctaacggatcgaatttggaatttgaagaagagttgaggcagctgatatctggtgtaccCGCACCTGCGAAGTTTTGATCGCAGGTGTGGAGGGCGCAGAAGCGACATTAGAGTCGCAAAAGCGGAGCAGGCTGTCCAGGTgaaggatcgcaggtgcggagctttTGGCCGCATCCacgcaagcgcagaagcggaaagtgcctcgcagaagcggaagcaggCGCAGAAGcggatcgcaggtgcggctacctgaccgcaggtgcgaaagacaGGGCTGGGCAGTGTGCTCTTTAAAAATGGGTCTTGGCCCATTTTTCTCCCATTGTTTTCATTtgatttggacgattttggagagcttcaaggggagattttcgtcacctatgtcaaggtaagtgattcccacctattgcaagttaaatacttggattatatacagatttagacatgaaaattgctagaaatttgggattttaaagaaaaacctagaaattggtatttttggattttgaccacgaatctgggcatggaattggaaataaatcatatatttgagttcgtgaggttatgggtaatggttatcttcgAAAAAATTCGGAATCCGAGCAAGTGTGCCTGAGGGTTGtcgactttttgagcggagttagaaattgttataaattggattataatcagtattagagtatatatttatggatttactcatttattgactagttttggagcgttgggcatcgacttgagttgattgaatggcttgggagccggttataaAACTTCGGagtaaggtaagtctcctttataactttgtaagagggaattaaccccataggtgaattgattaaATATGTCCCTCTATTTGTGGGGGATACgcacgcactaggtgacgagagtccgtgcgtagctactagctatgcctatgtccgggtagttttaggtttacatcctgccttgttgatattattatttgatttgtggttACTGTTTGCCTTGAAAAGAAGCAAGATTGAGGTTTGCGTATTAATCAGAGGTGGATGTAGTATAGTATGtatgggttcaactgaacccataactttcgacgcggagtaaaaatttgtatgtaaaaattcataaaaattgtaaaaattatagatatgaacccataactttaaaattataatgggttcaatgctaaaaatcttaaaattgaacccataggatttaaatcctggatccgcctctggtaTTAATTGTCTTGAGAAGAATTTAAATTGAGGAAATTAAGTTttcaaatatttttcatttgGACTTCATATTTTCGAAAAGAAATTTAGGgatattataataacttaataaatttatatttgaccgcgtcgcatgtatgaccCGTGAGCGGGgtaaaagcttcaagttgaattgtctttattttaaaaagaatcaagaaagagatatgatttaaatgttaaacttatatttgaccgcgtcgcaggtatgattcgcgagcggggtatttccttaaatttatatttgactgcgtcgcatgtatgattcgtgagcggggACCGCGTCGCATTTATGATATGCGAGCGGGGAaatttatagatgcatctatggttcatgccgttcgaccctcggcattgCACAATTTACATTCATGTTGgttcgggccgaacgtcctcggtggaatttatgtgtgataatagaactggaaacCCTTTTATAATTTGTATAAGTACATTGTTTGAGAAATCAAatgttttaaatgaaggaagtgcTTGGGGTTCTTTAATATGATGAAGGAATTGTCCAGTTATTTCTTGTTCCGAGTTTTTATGTTATCTCTATaaatcatgcttaattagaatctcacatttttatattcgggccactagtaagtgtcaaagtcgacctctcgtcactacttcttcgaggttagactggatacttactgggtacgtgttgttttcgtactcatactacacttgatgtacattttgttgtacatACACGTATACATTTAGTGGCCATGTGAATGTAGTGGTGTAGTTGAcatggggacttaggtgagctgcatctcatgttacgatccgcagccagcagagtctccttcagattATTATATTTTTCTCTCATGTCCAATGTGTATTGGTATTTTCCtttttgtccaaatttgtattccggatagttattgtattttattttattctttagtAAACGCTcctgcacttgtgacaccgagtccTGGAAGGATTATGGgatattcagtattgaaattagaaaatattgttatttttcTGTAAAGTTCATCTTTTAGTAGTTAAATTGAAggacatttatgatttcaaaaatattaaaatgagaattaaaTTAACtatttggtgttggcttgcctgagagtggtgtccggcgccatcacgacctttaatagattttaggtcgtgacaatatagtatcaaagcactaggttcacttaggtctcacgatccatgagcgagtctagtagagtcttgcggatcggtacagagatgtctgtatttatctttgagaggctacagggctattaggatcacttcccttcttgattcctcatcgtgcgatttgattcctttgaggcttatgccttcatttctttcccattcaatcttatgcgatgtgaagcACTGGTTATAAATTTGGAAATCAAGAAATTTTAATGGTACTGcggatgtggtgcgggatgtttctccttgcgtatttgattgggctatgtTGTCACCttgtggaaggatgttctgtcatctcagctcagtagctgtatttctgatggttttggggctatgcaccaattgctatgatgttcatgagttgttatcgcacagtattaAAGTAATGGTACGATACTTGTCTACGTGTAGGGGAAGTCAATGCGTGATTTAGAGGTTCAGTGTTTTATTTCTAGCGGagggaaaggcaatcagactaagaATGTTCGGGTTGGATtcatggagtaacgagacttggtattttcaagtgtggtggaatcttcatccgagatgtggtgtcgtcgtccttgattgaatgtgttaagttcgccggtgttatggccCTCTTCAAATCGCCTTTGGGGCAGAGTATTGTGAATGGTGCCGGGGAAGCGGCTGTCAGATGTTACAACATGCTttggttcagaatcgaatcggtaatcctaatgttgatggctcaaggaagatgatattcggggaggtttagagttggcggTGATCTGTTGGTTCGGGTGCTATAGAGATgaattttgagttaaggcaacaactgggcaacgaaggatgaggaaggacatgtgggaggtgtcatGCGGTgcttaaatttctagaaggccaagtgtaagaaaatagatgtcgagtagttgcttaaaggagtgagtttgaccaatgTGGGAGAGTGGCAAAGTATTATACGGGTTTTATGGTAGGAGAGCCACATGCTTTGGGGGAAGTTTAGAGTgattgggattcatggtggacagtgactaggaaTACatgcttaatttggaatattggctgttatattgaggaagattgggtgtgacaggagggagttgcttaatatgaagcaggatacaacatgaccttgGATTGGAAGGTATTGTTGCACCTTtcgttgatgtccatgaggagtgaacggacttgtataGCTAAtaaatgagcacgggctcaggatggtttattggcttcgtggtaattgtactcggtgcagcattgttggaggatgtcggcatggaattttcacaggtgggatatctcttgtgagcaggttagcgattGCGTAGTGTtcatgaagcttctacgaagaattttactggttatccagtaagaggtcaaatatgtaaatatggctagtaattcagaatgttcatgaaatatttaacataaggatttcgaggaaatttggcgggttgattgtgctagatcatgtcaataggagataaggaatcttggtaggttctagggttatgcaatggtagcattaggctaagtgggagagccccaccatctatgattggattgtgtaATTGTCAACTAGTGGGGTTTATGGTTATCAGTGTATTGATGGGTCGCCATGACTAAGggaagagaacatcagtggtaatttgagcaaaggatttgaggaatgtgtgctatatttagCCTTATCGATTGTTCGGGTTTGGGGAAGACTCAGAGTCTAGGCTTCGTGTGGAAGTGGTGTATAAGGAAAATGATTTcgccgggtgcttctttgagagggcgtTGATGTGCTAGTGGAGCCTTGGAATTTGATTAtgttcgggaccaagtcagagtgggtgactctcaacaatagtcctagtaggttcaaaatttatgtgcggtgcctaaggatttcgagctaGTAGTATGGTTAAGTGTTGAGcctttgcagtggattatgaaaagtggcttggagtgttctaagTTATCTTCAGTCTGCGGTGTGGCATTGGAGGAATCGGAGAAAATGACTTCGGATTCATGGACGggttttcagaatgggtgtaccagttgaagatgcgaatatgcgcacaatGAGGgtgtgagatggttcgtgggttttggggacaatgtggtctcgtgaaatggggtcactcaggatgaatgcagattgagttcgttatattgataaaggagttgttgttatttctaaggaagatccagagtaaattaggagaagtcaggttcggttagcaatggttgaattggcatgatgatggcaatgatcagctTCTTCAGCGTGCTTAGTtgtacatgtgatttgtggcggtacgtgcaaggcttgacgaccgccgtaattgattttattcgggggcattcgagtattatggcctgttatgtgtagatggagcCTGGAAGAATTATGATGGTTTAGACCACCACTACTAGAGGTTTGTATTTTGCTGCAGTTTGGGAAtttagttgcgtgttgcattggttcttctgaaatgagctaagtaaaaggttCATATATGATGGAGTGTGTATtttattagtggttcaggagttatgatgaaattcttgtactcttgcgcattggcatgatTAGGTGCAGCGagtgtcgcgccccatttttctAGCAAAAATCGGGCTTCGACGTTGttacaactcttttaaatgggagggtactaaaagagagtcgccacctaacgaattaaggtgcgttagggcacctattttgcaGATAACTCTGATTTACctagtttgcgtcaccaaagatcgggtaagggctcaaattacctcaaggagaaggtgttaggcactcctcgaggtccacaacggtgggtcccggccgaactcgaattatatgaattaatcTAAGGGAAGGGAAGAAATTTGGACAAATAAAATGATTGACTTTAACAAAGGTGggaggtcctaagttttttagcctaaagaatcaccccgtgcaacataaataatacttcgtaactctctcaagatggggtgttactcatattattcagcgggcacagactatcatctcctgctacccaattactatctttaagttgtttagctaaagcgcactagtcaattctaagtcgtactctatgtgtgcactacccgtcccatgcctatggtccaggaggcatttggacctctatttcagggGGGTTCTAGACTTGAACTTAGGTtactcaaaaatgataaaattaggtGACATACAAAAAAACAAGTTAGGACTTCATATAAAGTCAATTAAGgactcaagttagcctccacacacaAACAAACAAATGCACGCGGGCAATACATAGTTTCAGAATTTGAGACTTAGAGTCCTATATGCATGGATTCTAGGTGATGCCGAATTCAATATTGTATATGTGGTGCTGCTGTCCCAAGTTAACTGATTTGCAGATTATGGAGGTCatgaaacctatagacatgatttctaagcgacTATACAATTTAGGAGCATTTGGTATTACATGCTGATTATTGAGACTACAGGTTGTAGGTTATTAAAcatatagacatgatctctaggtgattcATGCAGTAGGGCCAATAAAACATATTGGAAATGCTCAAAATTACTTATGCCTCCTTATAATCTCATGGATAACAGCGTTTGAAGAGCGAGTGGTGAtgtcatataggcatgatttctagagacTAGTGATTGGAACTGATTCTCATATGTTagctcctatagacatgctttccatATGGACAGTATGATGCAATAGTGATTTTAAGTAGTTAAAATCCtacaggcatgatatctattgagcGTGGTGCAGATTGAAAGGATTGTTATTAGCATaaattccctataggcatgatatctaataatcGAACAGAAATAGGCATAAGAGCAGGTAAAATATTTAGTCTAACAAGCATGCCTTTGAATAATGTGCAGGTATTAGGCAggttaagtgaagtgtgtgatttcctataggcatggtttctaataagCAGAAATAGAACACAATTGAACTAAGTATTGAAACCATAGGCAGGATTGCTAACATATAATGACTGAACATAATaggatacctataggcatgatttctaacacacgATAACTAAACACACATTATTGAACCTATAGGTAGGATTCCTACCCCATTGATTGCAAATATAAGATAAAAATCCCTTTTCCAATTTCACTAATACCCCAAATGTTATTACaagaattattacagacccatAATGAATAGAATGAATTACAAAGTAGAACAACTACATGGAGCGTACAACAGGCCCAAAGATACACCCGGTCAGGCCAGGCCTTCATTCTCATAATTCATAACAGCCTAAAATTACATCCTCATGGGCATAAGGCAGCCAAAAATCAAGTGTTTCACCAAGTGGGCACAGGGCAGAGTTGAGCATTAGAACCATGgctctagtgtgtcagagttcccaagggtttcaagaacccagggcagtgctcacactagggaggttgataTGGGACATTCAGAGAAAGCCTAaggaccaaatcctagtgtgtcagagttcacaagggtctcaattaGACCCCGagaagtgctcacactagggaggtcaaatgATAGAATctaagtagccttggctttcagccggctaagaataagaACTCAAAGAGACCAAGTAGTAAAGGAATAAACTGAGGTTAGGGGGACAAC contains:
- the LOC107773333 gene encoding putative pyruvate, phosphate dikinase regulatory protein, chloroplastic, producing the protein MICSSSLVMSSSPSPPASSEASDELTQPQVRKFKTSPQLNRWSRARSIRSGRKLDRSVELRTKSGSPVQGEEEFELPTSPKRGSGSGSESESEGNGGGKSIFMVSDGTGWTAEHAVNAALGQFDYCLVDRVCPVNTHLFSGIDDVEQLMEIIKQAAKEGAMVVYTLADPSMSESARQACKHWGVASTDVLGPITEAIGGHLGVSPSGLPRWAPGREKTLSEEYFRRIEAIEFTIKQDDGALPRNLHLADIILTGVSRSGKTPLSIYLAQKGYKVANVPIVMNVDLPKTLFEVNPEKVFALTINPVVLQSIRRARAKTLSFNGEIKTNYCDMDYVKQELEFAGKIFAQNPVWPVIEVTAKAIEETAVIVLRLYHDRKNRCSMPRISKRY